ttatgtgaataatcatatatgttgtcACTGCAGGTTTGATGAGATTGTGCAGAAGAGTAAAGTCGAATATCACGCCGGTGGATCCACACAGAACTCGGTCAAAATCGCTCAGGTACATGTGGAAACCACACACACGTTATTCTGCACCGTATACAAAATGTCTATTAGGGAATTATGGGAAGGCTGTTTTAGAGCATTCATTTAAACCAGTGTAATGACGTATGTTTGACATCTGCTGTCTCTCAGTGGATGATCCAGGAGCCGCAGAAGGTGGCCACGTTCTTCGGCTGTATTGGCTCAGATCACTTCGGAGAGATTCTGAAGCAGAAAGCGGCTGAAGCTTGTGTTGACGCTCATTATTATGAACAGAGTCAAGAACCGACAGGAACCTGTGCAGCCTGCATTACTGGAGACAGCAGGTCAGACATAAAACAGCCTCTTGTGCTCATcgaggctgtgtttatttgatctaaaatactgtaaaaatgtgagagtattaaaattttaaataactgttttctatgtaaatctgtgttaaagtgtaatttatttctgtgatgctcggctgtattttcagcatcattcctccagtcttcagtgtcacatgatcttcagaaatcatgaaaatatgatgatttactgctcaagaaacatttctgattattatcaatgttgaaaacagttgtgctgcacaatatttttgtggaaactctgatgcactttatttttcagcattcacagatgaacagaaagttaactttttttaatagaaatcttttgtaagattataaatgtctataccgtcacttttgattattttaatgcatccttgctgaataaaatgtatttattaaaaataaattaataaatatttgaactTAATAGTTTaggattaatttaattttattgcacCATTCATACTAAACATGATATAAAGACATCAAACCATTATAATATACTTAATACACAGAGATTATCTTATATAgtcattgcattttattacagaCAATTAAAAATATGTCTGATACGGTAAACTGATTTTGCTGAAATGAAACATTGTAACAATGTAACTGCAACTATGGTAACTGCGTAATACTCCTTTAAGGTTTCATTACCAACTAAGGTGGATTGAtccaattaaaaaactaaaacaaaacatttaattaattatgtcTGATTCCAATAACATCACCAATATAGTTGCATCTCTATTGCATGCATGTAGGATTTATCAGTGCATGGATGCAGTTTTCCTTCAGCGTTCATATTTTATACTGATTTATGCTGTTTATGACAATCCAGTCCGTTCAGATTGATACCGTGATTTTTCATGCCCTCACACACATGGACTCATCAGGAGTAATTTTTGACTATTATCTTGTGTTTGCAGGTCTCTGGTTGCAAACCTGGCAGCAGCAAACTGCTATAATAAAGAGAAACATCTGGATGTCGATAGGAACTGGAGTCTGGTGGAGAAAGCGAGTGTTTACTACATTGCAGTAAGTGCTTCCCGTGTGTTTGAATGCACAGATGAGAGAACGGAGAGATTTATCAGCAGCTGGTGTCTCTATGAATCCTGATCTCTGTCCTGCAGGGATTTTTCCTGACCGTGTCTCCGGAGTCCATCCTCAAAGTGGCCAAACACGCGTCGGACAACAACAAGATCTTCGGCCTGAACCTCTCGGCGCCCTTCATCAGCCAGTTCTTCAAAGAGCCGCTGATGAAGGTCATGCCGTACGTGGACATCATCTTCGGGAACGAGACGGTGAGGGTGAAAGAAAAGGATCAGCACAGTGTCTACAAAATAAAGCTCTCATAAAGTATATTAGGTTGGAGAAACCAGGGATTTCTGATCGTATCAGTTGACGTGATCCGATTAGAAAGAATATGTAGCTCTCTATTTGCTATTTACCAGAAACAAACAGGattcacagccaatcagagtagAGTGTGATTGGATTGCTTTCCTCTATTTTCTCATCAGCGGAGatcatgtttcatgtttcttttaCAGGAAGCTGCTACATTTGCAAAAGAACAGGGCTTTGAGGTGagtgaaaaatactgtaatgcCTTTTTTCGTTATGCacactgaacacaaaagaagccaTCTCTCAACATCTGGCTCTGGTGCTCGTGTTCCTGCAGACAGAAGACATCGCTGAGATCACGAGGAGGGTTCAGTCTCTGCCCAAAGTCAATAAGAACAGGCAGAGGATGGTGGTCTTCACTCAGGGCAGAGAAGACACTGTGGCCACTGTGGGTACGTCCAGCAATCAACATCTAGATGGGTTCAGATCATCTGAGAAGTTGTTTTCTTATCATTTGTCTGCTTGTCTTCTTTCAGGTGATAAAGTGAAAATGTTTCCTGTTTTAGACATCGACCAGAACGACATTGTCGACACTAATGGTGCTGGTGATGCTTTTGTGGGAGGTAAATGATTGGTCGGGTCATTTTAGCTAATTTTTCTAGAATTTAGTTATTAATTCAGTATTTATTAACAGTGCACTCTTTAATATTATGCTAACAGTACACTGTATTTTCAGTTGCAAAtaagagtatgttttacaagtaATTACTAtttagtctttctacttaaaaatgtcatgtttcatTCAATGCATTACTCGCCATTTCTCTGTAATTATTTGCAAATATCTGAGTGAAAATGCTTTGGTTCACGTTTTTAGTGTATATTAACTATGTAGAGTATGTATATGCATTTATAATCAGTGCTTTAAGAAGAGGAAGACTAAtacaaactttttgagtaccttcagggcatgctGCTGATGACACAAACACAGTTTTGACACAACACACCAATGTGATTtgtaaaatatagcattttacaACCAAAATTTTAAATTACTAACAAGGAAAAATAGGGTATTGTTCAActctgaatctaaagagaccagtctTGTGATTTTGGGCCAAACCGTTCAGACGTTATAAGCAAAAAGAgccatttttcatatctccagaccactaggtggcactgtgcTGAAACTCTGCAGGTACACTAAGGTCATGGTTATTATAACACCCACCAAGTTTGGTCAGAATATGTTAAAGCACTGCATAGATATAGCCTCATGTCCACTTTACCAAGCTCTTCAT
This portion of the Carassius gibelio isolate Cgi1373 ecotype wild population from Czech Republic chromosome A12, carGib1.2-hapl.c, whole genome shotgun sequence genome encodes:
- the LOC128025540 gene encoding adenosine kinase produces the protein MPTVSQNALFGMGNPLLDISAVVDKDFLDKYGLKPNDQILAEEKHKALFDEIVQKSKVEYHAGGSTQNSVKIAQWMIQEPQKVATFFGCIGSDHFGEILKQKAAEACVDAHYYEQSQEPTGTCAACITGDSRSLVANLAAANCYNKEKHLDVDRNWSLVEKASVYYIAGFFLTVSPESILKVAKHASDNNKIFGLNLSAPFISQFFKEPLMKVMPYVDIIFGNETEAATFAKEQGFETEDIAEITRRVQSLPKVNKNRQRMVVFTQGREDTVATVGDKVKMFPVLDIDQNDIVDTNGAGDAFVGGFLSELVREKPLEECIRAGHYAANVIIRRVGCTFPEKPDFH